The Peribacillus sp. FSL P2-0133 genome has a segment encoding these proteins:
- a CDS encoding LytR family transcriptional regulator, with amino-acid sequence MRHEKKKKKKRTWLKVVGIIVLLFILAGGAFAYSVWNSLTKTVDTMHTPIDRTTDKRTKDLALSDQEPFSMLMLGVDERDGDKGRSDTMIVLTVNPQKKSVKMLSIPRDTRTEIVGHGTQDKINHAFAFGGAKMSMDTVENFLDIPIDYYMKINMEGFKDIVDAVGGVTVQNDLDFTSDGIHFAKGTQTLNGKEALAYSRMRHDDPSGDFGRQSRQRAIIEAVIKEGASLSSLTKYDEVFDALGNNIQTNLTFDDMMDIQKNYRDASKSITQSSINGTGTKIDGIYYYIVSDEEKEKVQSELKEQLSIK; translated from the coding sequence ATGAGACATGAAAAAAAGAAGAAAAAGAAACGGACATGGCTGAAGGTAGTCGGGATAATTGTCCTACTTTTCATATTAGCTGGGGGAGCTTTTGCCTACTCCGTATGGAATTCACTGACAAAAACCGTTGACACAATGCATACACCAATAGACCGTACCACGGATAAACGAACGAAAGACCTTGCGCTATCAGATCAGGAGCCATTCTCGATGCTCATGCTTGGCGTCGATGAACGTGATGGCGACAAAGGCCGTTCAGATACTATGATCGTCTTGACAGTCAATCCACAAAAGAAATCGGTCAAAATGCTAAGCATTCCACGTGATACACGGACCGAGATTGTCGGTCATGGTACACAGGATAAAATCAACCATGCATTTGCCTTCGGCGGCGCGAAAATGTCCATGGATACCGTTGAAAACTTCCTTGATATCCCAATCGACTATTATATGAAGATCAATATGGAAGGCTTCAAGGATATCGTTGACGCAGTCGGCGGCGTGACCGTTCAAAACGATTTGGACTTCACCTCCGATGGCATTCATTTTGCAAAAGGAACGCAGACCCTAAACGGGAAAGAAGCCCTTGCCTATTCAAGAATGAGACATGATGATCCAAGTGGTGATTTTGGCCGTCAATCGAGACAACGTGCCATCATCGAAGCAGTCATCAAAGAAGGCGCAAGCCTTTCCTCCCTGACGAAATACGATGAAGTCTTCGATGCACTCGGTAATAATATCCAGACTAATTTGACGTTTGATGACATGATGGACATCCAAAAGAACTACAGGGATGCAAGCAAAAGCATTACCCAATCATCCATAAACGGTACCGGAACGAAAATCGACGGAATCTACTATTATATTGTGTCGGATGAAGAAAAAGAAAAGGTTCAATCCGAATTAAAAGAACAATTATCCATTAAATAA
- a CDS encoding VanZ family protein gives MIRRYFFPGLLVLWAMVIFFFSSQTYEEQSITPFLAQFNTPYWYDKLSGISFMYGGVEVSAQIAGVNGFLEFFLRKGAHLFIFFVFGLLTYRVWGRFVKNPVLSFSGALLCVLFYASADELHQKLTGGRTPLWQDVMLDTFGGLLGIFFSFFFYRWRRRQ, from the coding sequence ATGATCCGTAGATACTTCTTCCCGGGTTTGCTCGTTTTGTGGGCGATGGTCATCTTCTTTTTTTCCTCGCAGACGTATGAGGAGCAAAGCATAACCCCTTTTTTAGCGCAGTTCAATACTCCATATTGGTATGATAAGCTAAGTGGCATTTCATTCATGTATGGAGGGGTTGAGGTGAGTGCCCAAATAGCTGGAGTAAATGGCTTTCTGGAGTTTTTCCTTCGGAAGGGTGCCCATCTTTTTATCTTTTTTGTGTTTGGATTATTGACGTATCGTGTTTGGGGCCGTTTTGTGAAGAATCCTGTTCTTTCGTTTTCAGGGGCTCTTTTATGTGTCCTTTTTTATGCAAGTGCTGACGAACTGCATCAAAAACTAACCGGTGGCCGAACTCCCTTGTGGCAGGATGTCATGCTTGACACGTTCGGCGGTTTGCTAGGAATCTTCTTTTCTTTTTTCTTTTATCGATGGAGAAGGCGTCAATGA
- a CDS encoding anti-repressor SinI family protein: MEAKNEREEWVYLILEAKSLGLSIEEVREFIKGK; the protein is encoded by the coding sequence ATGGAAGCTAAAAATGAACGGGAAGAATGGGTTTATCTAATTTTAGAGGCTAAAAGTTTAGGATTATCTATTGAAGAAGTGCGGGAGTTCATAAAAGGAAAATGA
- the purF gene encoding amidophosphoribosyltransferase, translating to MDSEMQEKCGVFGVFNHPKAAELTYYGLHALQHRGQESAGIVASDGKSFRNHRGMGLVTQVFSRDILDGLSGNMAIGHVRYSTSGESLLQNAQPLVFKYSEGDLAVAHNGNLVNARIERDVLQQQGSIFQTTTDTEIIAHLIARSSKKHFAESALDMLKRIDGSFALIIMTEKQMLIALDRHGLRPLSLGKIGESIIAASETCALNAVDAKFWREVEPGEWLLIDENGIQTGRFAEKGKVSLCSFEFVYFARPDSVIQGRSVLTIRKELGEILSKEHPTQADVVVAVPESSVPAAIGFSQQSGIPYEMGIIKNPYAGRSFIEPTQELRDLAVRLKLSAVQEILEGKRVVLVDDSIVRGTTSKRIVQLIRQAGANEVHVRISSPMVRNPCFYGVDMPTKEELFANKHEHERAMGKVIGADSLAFLSTEGLLEAVDMDLGETSSRCIACFSGAYPTNI from the coding sequence ATGGATTCAGAAATGCAGGAGAAATGCGGGGTATTTGGAGTGTTTAATCACCCAAAAGCAGCCGAATTAACTTATTACGGACTTCATGCACTTCAACACCGTGGTCAGGAGAGTGCAGGGATTGTGGCTAGTGATGGGAAATCATTCAGGAATCACAGGGGAATGGGATTAGTTACCCAAGTATTTTCACGGGACATCCTTGATGGACTAAGCGGAAATATGGCCATTGGTCATGTACGATATTCAACTTCTGGTGAAAGTTTATTGCAAAACGCACAGCCCCTCGTTTTTAAATATAGCGAGGGGGACTTGGCTGTCGCTCATAATGGTAACCTCGTAAATGCAAGGATAGAACGGGACGTGTTACAACAGCAGGGAAGCATATTTCAAACAACAACCGATACTGAAATTATTGCTCACTTAATAGCTCGTTCAAGTAAAAAGCATTTCGCAGAAAGCGCTCTTGATATGCTTAAACGTATCGACGGTTCATTTGCCTTAATTATCATGACTGAAAAACAAATGCTAATTGCCTTGGATCGTCATGGGTTACGTCCGCTTAGCCTTGGAAAAATTGGCGAATCAATCATCGCCGCCTCAGAAACCTGCGCTTTAAATGCGGTTGATGCTAAGTTCTGGCGGGAAGTTGAACCGGGTGAATGGCTTCTTATAGATGAAAATGGAATTCAAACTGGAAGATTTGCAGAAAAAGGTAAGGTTTCCCTTTGTTCCTTTGAGTTTGTTTATTTTGCCCGTCCGGATAGCGTTATTCAAGGAAGAAGTGTCTTAACAATCCGGAAAGAATTAGGTGAAATTCTGTCAAAAGAACATCCGACACAAGCTGATGTTGTCGTTGCAGTTCCCGAATCAAGCGTTCCTGCCGCCATTGGTTTTTCCCAACAATCAGGAATTCCATATGAAATGGGGATTATTAAAAATCCTTATGCTGGTCGTTCATTTATTGAGCCCACGCAAGAATTGCGCGACTTAGCTGTTCGACTGAAATTAAGCGCTGTGCAAGAAATTTTGGAAGGAAAAAGGGTAGTATTAGTCGATGATTCGATTGTTAGGGGTACGACAAGCAAGCGCATTGTCCAATTGATTCGGCAAGCAGGTGCCAATGAAGTCCATGTAAGAATTAGTTCACCTATGGTTAGAAACCCTTGTTTTTATGGAGTGGATATGCCAACTAAGGAAGAACTATTTGCCAACAAACACGAACACGAACGAGCTATGGGAAAGGTTATCGGGGCAGATTCATTAGCCTTCTTAAGCACCGAAGGGTTATTAGAGGCAGTAGATATGGATCTTGGAGAAACTAGCAGTCGCTGTATAGCCTGTTTTAGTGGTGCATACCCAACTAATATTTGA
- a CDS encoding ABC transporter ATP-binding protein, translating to MKHLLLFTKQIHDYSGKILYINLVCMILIGFLESLGIFLLIPLIGLTGVMDIKTDEVPFISWVNELFLGIPETLSLLLILGVYVILMVGQSVFKRNQTILGVKIQQGFVRKLRDEAYGSLLQVNWGFYLKKRKSDIINIMTNETFNVSAGINLFLQFISSLIFTFIQIGIAFYLSVPMTSFIIAFGFILIFSSRKFVKKSQSIGKETYQLTQTYLAGMTDHLNGMKDIKSNSLEESHLNWFLSLSERMEKNRIKLTTLNTTSQMIFKIVSSILIAIFVFFSIKMFMAQPAQLMLITVIFSRLWPRFTSIQSNLEQIGSTLPSFKALSDLQNECRDARELYESDYKNIKPIEIERGLDCRNVYFSYDQNEGTYALKNINIHIPSNRMTAIVGRSGAGKSTLIDILMGLNQPDRGEVRIDDIPLTNDRLLSLRRSISYIPQDPFLFNATIRENLLIIDPDASDESIWESLEFAAAADFVSKLPQGLDTLIGDRGVRLSGGERQRLVLARAILRKPAILVLDEATSALDTENEAKIQSAIERLKGKMTIIVIAHRLSTIRNADQVLVMDQGEIIQVGGYNQLANEKRGMFSNLLGIQMESSV from the coding sequence ATGAAACATCTGTTACTTTTTACGAAACAAATACATGATTATTCGGGGAAAATTCTCTATATCAATCTTGTTTGTATGATTTTAATAGGTTTTTTAGAAAGTTTAGGAATTTTCTTATTGATCCCATTGATTGGATTGACCGGTGTAATGGATATAAAAACGGATGAAGTGCCTTTCATAAGCTGGGTTAATGAGTTATTCTTGGGAATTCCGGAAACGCTAAGCCTTTTATTAATACTTGGTGTTTATGTGATATTAATGGTGGGACAAAGTGTATTTAAGCGGAATCAAACAATTTTGGGAGTGAAAATCCAACAAGGTTTTGTTAGAAAGTTAAGGGATGAGGCGTACGGAAGTCTGCTGCAAGTGAATTGGGGATTTTACTTAAAAAAGAGGAAATCCGATATTATCAACATCATGACAAATGAAACCTTCAATGTAAGTGCAGGGATAAATTTGTTTTTACAGTTTATATCCTCCCTTATTTTTACTTTCATTCAAATCGGCATAGCTTTTTATTTATCTGTTCCAATGACGAGTTTTATAATAGCATTTGGGTTCATTCTCATTTTTTCGTCCCGGAAATTTGTGAAAAAGTCTCAGTCTATTGGGAAGGAAACCTATCAGCTAACACAAACCTATTTAGCGGGCATGACAGATCACCTTAACGGAATGAAAGATATCAAAAGTAATTCCCTTGAGGAATCTCATTTGAATTGGTTTCTGTCTTTAAGTGAGAGAATGGAAAAAAACAGAATCAAGTTAACGACTTTAAATACTACCTCCCAGATGATCTTCAAAATTGTATCTTCAATCTTAATTGCCATTTTTGTATTTTTTTCGATAAAGATGTTCATGGCCCAGCCAGCACAATTAATGTTGATAACGGTTATTTTTTCGAGATTATGGCCAAGGTTTACTAGCATTCAATCTAATTTAGAGCAAATAGGATCTACGCTTCCGTCTTTTAAAGCACTGTCGGATTTACAAAACGAATGTAGAGATGCAAGAGAGTTATATGAATCCGATTATAAAAATATCAAGCCTATTGAAATTGAACGAGGGTTGGATTGCCGTAATGTTTATTTTAGTTATGATCAAAACGAGGGCACCTATGCCCTTAAAAATATAAACATACACATACCCTCTAACCGTATGACGGCTATTGTAGGGCGATCGGGGGCCGGTAAAAGCACCTTAATAGATATATTAATGGGATTAAATCAACCTGATCGGGGCGAAGTCAGAATAGATGATATTCCCCTTACTAATGACCGCTTATTATCGCTGCGGAGGTCCATAAGTTATATACCACAAGATCCATTTCTCTTTAATGCAACAATAAGGGAAAATTTGCTGATCATTGACCCTGATGCAAGTGATGAATCCATATGGGAATCTTTGGAGTTCGCTGCAGCTGCTGATTTTGTCAGTAAGCTTCCTCAAGGTCTGGATACACTCATCGGGGATCGGGGTGTCCGACTGTCAGGGGGAGAAAGGCAGCGTCTAGTGTTAGCCAGAGCGATTTTACGCAAACCTGCCATCCTGGTATTGGATGAAGCGACAAGCGCATTGGATACGGAGAACGAAGCGAAGATTCAATCTGCTATTGAAAGATTAAAAGGAAAAATGACCATCATCGTCATAGCTCACCGATTATCGACGATTCGCAATGCCGATCAAGTACTGGTCATGGATCAGGGAGAAATCATTCAGGTCGGTGGATATAACCAGTTAGCGAATGAAAAAAGAGGGATGTTTAGCAATTTATTAGGTATCCAAATGGAATCAAGTGTGTAA
- a CDS encoding lasso peptide biosynthesis B2 protein produces MNIVKKAQTFLRLDFKTKLLYIEAFLHLGRARYLKSISFSKVAPTLGEQMKESSFELNAADKETLANVSRAIKIMSRYTIWESQCLVKAMAAMKMLEKRKIDSTLYLGTAKDENGGLIAHAWLRSGPFYITGAEVMDRFTVVSKFSKENGIKGLKEQKSS; encoded by the coding sequence ATGAATATCGTAAAGAAAGCTCAGACTTTTCTTCGATTAGATTTCAAGACAAAGTTGCTGTATATCGAAGCCTTTTTACATTTAGGCAGGGCCCGTTATCTTAAAAGCATTTCCTTTTCAAAAGTTGCCCCAACACTTGGTGAACAGATGAAGGAGTCATCATTTGAATTAAATGCAGCGGATAAAGAGACTTTAGCAAATGTATCGCGGGCTATAAAAATTATGAGCCGCTACACCATATGGGAAAGCCAGTGTCTTGTAAAAGCAATGGCGGCTATGAAGATGCTGGAAAAAAGAAAGATTGATAGCACTCTTTATTTAGGTACAGCCAAAGATGAGAATGGAGGGCTCATTGCACATGCTTGGCTGCGCAGTGGACCTTTTTATATAACAGGAGCTGAAGTGATGGATAGGTTCACTGTTGTCTCTAAGTTCTCTAAAGAGAACGGGATTAAGGGTCTAAAAGAACAAAAATCTAGTTAA
- a CDS encoding lasso peptide biosynthesis PqqD family chaperone, with product MTINKLDTKNLYSQSPGNIVSDMDGEKVMLSVSNGKYYNLGELGGEIWELMKEPITIQELVTTLHSQYNVDQTECKEHVTDFLSQLLEQGLVSIHS from the coding sequence ATGACTATCAATAAACTTGATACAAAAAATCTATATAGCCAAAGTCCAGGAAACATAGTAAGTGACATGGATGGGGAAAAAGTCATGTTAAGCGTTTCTAACGGAAAATATTATAATTTAGGTGAACTGGGCGGGGAAATTTGGGAGTTAATGAAGGAACCCATTACAATTCAAGAGTTAGTTACAACATTACATTCACAATACAATGTCGATCAAACCGAGTGTAAAGAGCATGTCACGGACTTTTTAAGTCAATTGCTGGAACAAGGCTTAGTTAGCATCCATTCCTAG
- a CDS encoding aldolase has translation MIGIKTRTVYEAYGLTVSSDIALPELLPINIVDDKTDIAIEKADLHTLWSEHSVPDDDFVIKKDWIMFHVSNTAIFLIQSGNRIEFCPIDAAQEDEIRLYILGTCMGAILMQRNILPIHGSAVAIDGKAYAIVGDSGAGKSTLASAFLKRGYKLMSDDVIPVTLNNENIPIVTPSYPQQKLWLESLKHFEMDSNNYQPLIVREDKFAVPVQDQFITEQLPLAGVFELIMSEDTEIDIKPIPSLQRFYKLYHHTYRNFFIQRAGLMDWHFNTSAKMIKKIEFFQLRRPTNRFTAPDLSEIILNALKREESVHDYQ, from the coding sequence ATGATCGGTATCAAAACAAGGACTGTTTATGAAGCGTATGGTTTAACCGTCTCAAGTGATATAGCTTTGCCTGAATTGCTTCCTATTAATATAGTGGATGATAAAACGGATATTGCTATCGAAAAAGCTGATCTCCATACATTATGGTCAGAGCATTCAGTTCCTGATGATGATTTTGTCATTAAGAAAGACTGGATTATGTTCCATGTTTCCAATACGGCCATTTTCTTGATCCAAAGCGGTAATAGAATAGAATTTTGTCCAATTGATGCGGCACAAGAAGATGAGATTCGGCTTTATATCCTCGGAACATGCATGGGTGCCATTTTGATGCAAAGAAATATCCTTCCTATACATGGAAGTGCGGTAGCCATAGATGGAAAGGCATATGCGATTGTTGGTGATTCTGGTGCTGGGAAATCGACTCTTGCTTCAGCTTTTTTAAAAAGGGGCTATAAGCTCATGAGTGATGATGTCATACCAGTAACATTGAATAATGAAAATATACCCATTGTAACACCTTCGTATCCACAACAAAAATTATGGCTGGAGAGCTTAAAACATTTTGAAATGGATTCAAATAACTATCAGCCACTCATTGTTAGAGAAGATAAATTCGCTGTTCCTGTACAAGATCAATTTATTACCGAACAACTCCCGCTTGCTGGCGTTTTTGAATTGATCATGAGTGAAGATACCGAGATAGATATTAAGCCTATACCATCTCTTCAAAGATTTTATAAATTATATCATCATACATACCGCAATTTTTTTATCCAAAGAGCTGGTTTGATGGACTGGCATTTCAACACTTCTGCCAAAATGATTAAGAAAATTGAGTTTTTCCAATTACGTAGACCAACGAATCGTTTCACGGCTCCGGACTTATCCGAAATAATTTTAAATGCATTAAAAAGGGAGGAAAGTGTTCATGACTATCAATAA
- a CDS encoding paeninodin family lasso peptide: MKKEWKKPELEILDVNQTMLGTDGEYTDAAFPNDTPKGKLTFS, encoded by the coding sequence ATGAAAAAGGAATGGAAAAAACCTGAATTAGAAATTCTTGATGTTAATCAAACAATGCTTGGAACTGACGGCGAGTATACAGATGCTGCATTTCCTAATGACACTCCTAAAGGTAAATTAACTTTTAGTTAA
- a CDS encoding lasso peptide isopeptide bond-forming cyclase has protein sequence MSAIAGIYHFNEEPMNLQQCRNLMTALQKYPADSIQIWHSEKIFLGCHAQWITPESVGEQLPFYDFERRCTITADAIIDNRDELFQRLQVKPSDQKGMTDSELILLSYYKWSEDAPKFLVGDFAFVIWDEKKQKLFGARDFSGSRTLYYHQNHQKFAFCTTMEPLLSLPFIENKLNEQWLAEYLAVSGMIDAVDSSLTPYTTINQIPPSHSLTIQNNRVTLKRYSFLTQGDKLKLKSNEDYIDAFQNVFQDAVTSRLRAHRKVGAQLSGGLDSGAVVGFAVNKLQRENTALHTYSYIPSEDFKDFTPKYLLTDERPFIKSTVGHVGGIIDHYCDFKGKDSYSEIEEFLDIMEMPYKFFENSFWLKGMFEKANEEDIGVLLNGDRGNFSISWGFPLEYYSLLLKRLKWIRLYQELDQYRKNVGVSRRSQMQTIVRVGFPVINRVFPEGARYRIPSLINPSFAERTGIYDKFKEFGMDQTGWYSNSDIFNERKKHFEDIFQWNAGNTLSTKLSLRYKLWKRDPTNDIRVIRFCLSLPESQYVQNGLDRALIRNATVNFLPDKVRLNQRYRGVQGADWVHRMLPKWEAFTDELQQLRTDKKALEYLDLQAINKALIKINEGARPEYATDPDYKFLMRSLIVYRFLKKFD, from the coding sequence ATGAGTGCTATAGCCGGTATTTATCATTTTAATGAAGAGCCTATGAATCTTCAACAATGCCGTAATTTGATGACGGCTTTACAAAAATACCCTGCTGATTCTATCCAAATCTGGCATTCTGAAAAGATTTTTCTCGGTTGTCATGCCCAATGGATTACGCCGGAATCTGTTGGAGAGCAGCTACCGTTTTATGATTTTGAAAGGCGATGTACCATTACTGCTGATGCGATTATTGATAATCGTGATGAGTTATTCCAGAGGTTACAAGTGAAGCCATCCGATCAAAAGGGCATGACGGATAGTGAACTGATTCTCCTCTCCTATTATAAGTGGAGTGAAGATGCTCCCAAATTCTTAGTAGGGGATTTTGCTTTTGTCATTTGGGACGAAAAGAAACAGAAGTTGTTTGGAGCAAGGGATTTTTCAGGAAGTAGAACTCTTTATTATCACCAAAATCATCAGAAATTTGCATTTTGTACGACTATGGAACCACTTTTATCATTACCTTTTATTGAAAATAAGTTGAATGAGCAGTGGCTAGCTGAGTATTTGGCCGTATCGGGAATGATTGATGCAGTAGATTCTTCATTAACCCCGTATACAACCATAAATCAGATACCACCATCTCATAGCTTAACAATACAGAATAATAGGGTGACTTTAAAACGATATTCCTTCTTAACTCAAGGAGATAAGTTAAAACTTAAATCTAATGAAGATTACATAGATGCATTTCAAAATGTCTTTCAGGATGCTGTAACATCTAGGTTAAGGGCACACCGGAAAGTTGGCGCCCAGTTGAGTGGAGGTTTGGATTCTGGGGCTGTTGTTGGCTTTGCTGTGAATAAATTGCAGCGGGAAAACACTGCACTACATACATATAGTTATATTCCTTCCGAAGATTTTAAAGATTTTACCCCTAAATACTTATTGACAGATGAGCGGCCTTTCATCAAATCAACGGTAGGTCATGTTGGCGGCATTATTGATCATTATTGTGACTTTAAGGGGAAAGATTCTTATTCTGAAATAGAAGAATTTCTTGACATCATGGAAATGCCATATAAGTTTTTTGAAAATTCCTTTTGGTTGAAAGGGATGTTTGAAAAGGCAAATGAGGAAGACATAGGTGTTTTACTTAATGGGGATAGAGGAAATTTTTCAATTTCCTGGGGGTTCCCCTTGGAGTATTACTCGCTCCTATTAAAAAGATTAAAGTGGATTCGCCTTTATCAAGAGTTGGACCAATATAGGAAAAATGTTGGAGTATCTAGACGAAGTCAGATGCAAACTATTGTGAGGGTCGGATTTCCAGTTATTAATCGTGTATTTCCGGAAGGTGCTCGATATAGGATTCCTTCCTTAATTAACCCTAGTTTTGCAGAAAGAACGGGCATTTATGACAAATTTAAAGAATTCGGCATGGATCAAACAGGCTGGTATTCGAATTCTGATATTTTTAATGAAAGAAAAAAGCACTTTGAAGATATCTTTCAGTGGAATGCAGGTAATACGCTCTCAACAAAGCTCTCCTTACGATACAAGTTATGGAAGCGAGATCCAACTAATGATATCCGTGTAATTCGCTTTTGTTTGTCACTCCCTGAAAGTCAATATGTACAGAATGGGTTGGATCGTGCCCTGATTAGAAATGCTACAGTGAATTTCTTACCCGATAAAGTAAGGCTAAATCAACGGTACAGGGGTGTGCAAGGAGCAGATTGGGTTCATCGAATGTTGCCAAAATGGGAAGCATTCACAGATGAGTTGCAGCAGCTTAGAACAGATAAAAAAGCATTAGAGTATCTAGATCTTCAAGCAATTAACAAAGCACTAATAAAGATTAATGAAGGTGCTAGGCCAGAATATGCAACTGATCCTGATTATAAGTTTTTAATGCGTAGTTTAATCGTATATCGATTTTTAAAAAAATTTGATTAA
- a CDS encoding nucleotidyltransferase family protein, which translates to MDNNFNLDFDLLSKELSLLLEILKIEDENSIKKLIIELPKDIDWEKFLSLTRHHRVYPLIYSKLIKIDEKIVPSHVIQTLYNDYKKNTFQMLHLSGEMEQVSKVFTENQIRLLFLKGPVIAADLYGDISLRTSKDLDILIQITDLKRADEFLLILGYEREEIPFAKWKWMNHHVSYFHPQKRIEIEVHWRIHPYPTKVPNFNELWERKRISEITSYPVYYLGVDDLFLFLVEHGARHAWFRLRWLVDIDQILRKRITNNNILQKNQQNNHSGGQAIILASQLLNSPINQEMHLLSTEKRSRKQAQMAYFFIIEMGNLNELQPKDNLANYQKHHTFLTNMKKYFSLNRYLFSQKSNVHKFIFIIKLFFPSSMDVNTLKLPKLLHFLYFPLRPFLWFWRKTRYKVLK; encoded by the coding sequence ATGGATAACAATTTCAATCTCGATTTTGATTTATTATCTAAGGAATTAAGTTTGTTACTTGAGATTCTGAAGATAGAAGATGAAAATAGTATAAAGAAATTAATTATTGAATTACCCAAAGATATTGATTGGGAGAAATTCCTGAGTTTAACAAGACATCATCGGGTTTATCCATTAATTTATTCAAAGTTAATTAAAATTGATGAAAAAATTGTTCCTTCACATGTTATTCAAACCTTGTACAATGATTATAAAAAAAATACGTTTCAAATGCTACACTTAAGCGGAGAAATGGAACAAGTAAGCAAAGTGTTTACAGAAAATCAGATTCGACTTCTTTTTTTGAAAGGTCCTGTAATTGCAGCTGACTTATATGGAGATATTTCCTTGAGAACTTCCAAGGATTTAGATATTCTAATTCAAATTACCGATTTAAAAAGAGCAGACGAGTTTTTATTGATTTTGGGTTATGAAAGAGAGGAAATCCCATTTGCCAAGTGGAAATGGATGAATCATCACGTAAGCTATTTTCACCCTCAAAAGAGGATCGAGATTGAAGTTCATTGGAGAATCCACCCTTATCCTACGAAGGTGCCGAATTTTAATGAATTATGGGAACGTAAAAGGATTAGTGAAATCACAAGCTATCCTGTCTATTATCTTGGAGTAGATGATTTGTTTTTATTCCTAGTTGAACATGGTGCTAGACATGCTTGGTTTCGTCTACGTTGGTTGGTAGATATTGATCAAATTCTAAGAAAAAGAATAACTAACAATAATATATTACAAAAAAATCAGCAAAACAATCATTCAGGAGGACAAGCAATTATTTTAGCTTCTCAGCTATTAAACAGTCCAATCAATCAAGAGATGCATCTATTATCAACTGAGAAACGTTCAAGAAAGCAAGCACAAATGGCGTACTTTTTCATAATAGAAATGGGTAATTTAAATGAACTCCAGCCAAAAGATAATTTGGCTAATTATCAAAAGCATCATACGTTTTTGACAAATATGAAGAAATATTTCTCCCTTAATCGTTATTTATTTTCACAGAAGTCGAATGTGCATAAGTTTATATTTATTATTAAATTATTTTTCCCAAGTTCTATGGATGTAAATACTTTGAAGTTGCCTAAACTCCTTCATTTTTTATATTTTCCATTACGTCCTTTTTTATGGTTCTGGAGAAAGACAAGGTACAAAGTTCTTAAATAA